The following are encoded in a window of Cygnus olor isolate bCygOlo1 unplaced genomic scaffold, bCygOlo1.pri.v2 scaffold_182_ctg1, whole genome shotgun sequence genomic DNA:
- the LOC121063312 gene encoding guanylate-binding protein 1-like isoform X1: MKEPLCLVQNGADGVLSPNPEALEVLRGIGQPVVVVAIAGPYRTGKSFLMNHLAQRRTGFALGPTVQAQTKGIWMWCLPHPRRANTTLVLLDTEGLGDPNKGDSRNDAWIFTLALLLSSTLVYNSSGTIDQQALENLELVSELTAFIRTRASDSERAGEAEDSEFVRFFPDFVWAVRDFTLELQADERPITEDDYLERALALKQGYGRQAVEYNTTRQCIRNYFPTRKCFVFPPPVGAEQRGRPEELPEVALQPSFLAQVERFCQHVLASSRPKQLQDGAELNGRTFSTVVQSYLETITSGRVPCLEGATAAVAASENAAAVAEALAEYCNGMQGVVLPAEQHELSEEHNQWLQQALAVFHHRAFRDRDQHYQLKLMEELHAKYGSLLQQNEEASRTRCWELLDELAQPLDTNLAQGAYAQPGGYRAYQADRQRLVDAYREAPSKGTKAEEMLDKFLEGRKAEAEAVLKADNALTEVEKHLADQKQQAELLGQAQKAAEERNKQLEVLLADQERSYQESLKMLEAKLQAEALNMQEDIKRAMEAKLQEQERLLKQGFSERAKLLEDEVASLRQSLKTQDIVGHICKTLQVALHAACEVATLLNNHKSLK, encoded by the exons ATGAAGGAGCCGCTGTGCCTGGTGCAGAACGGGGCCGacggggtgctgagccccaacCCCGAGGCGCTGGAGGTGCTGCGCGGCATCGGGCAgcccgtggtggtggtggccatCGCGGGGCCCTACCGCACCGGCAAGTCCTTCCTCATGAACCACCTGGCGCAGCGGCGCACCG GATTCGCCTTGGGCCCCACGGTGCAGGCGCAGACCAAGGGGATCTGGATGTGGTGCCTGCCACACCCACGCCGGGCCAACACcaccctggtgctgctggacaccgaggggctgggggacccCAACAAG GGCGACAGCCGCAACGACGCCTGGATCTTCACGCTGgcgctgctgctctccagcacccTGGTGTACAACAGCTCTGGCACCATTGACCAGCAGGCGCTGGAGAACCTCGA GCTGGTGTCAGAGCTGACGGCCTTCATCCGGACGCGGGCCAGCGACAGTGAGCGGGCAGGCGAGGCAGAGGACAGTGAGTTCGTGCGCTTCTTCCCCGACTTCGTCTGGGCCGTGCGCGACTTCACGCTGGAGCTGCAGGCGGACGAGCGCCCCATCACCGAGGACGACTACCTGGAGCGGGCGCTGGCCCTGAAGCAGG GCTACGGGCGGCAGGCGGTGGAGTACAACACCACGCGGCAGTGCATCCGCAACTACTTCCCCACACGCAAGTGCTTTGTCTTCCCGCCACCGGTGGGCGCGGAGCAGCGGGGCCGGCCCGAGGAGCTGCCCGAGGTGGCGCTACAGCCCAGCTTCCTGGCACAGGTGGAGCGCTTCTGCCAGCACGTGCTGGCTTCCTCCAGGCCCAAGCAGCTGCAGGACGGCGCGGAGCTCAACGGCCGCA CGTTCAGCACGGTGGTGCAGAGCTACCTGGAGACCATCACTAGCGGGCGCGTGCCCTGCCTGGAGGGGGCGacggcggcggtggcggcgaGCGAGAACGCAGCGGCGGTGGCAGAGGCGCTGGCCGAGTACTGCAACGGCATGCAGGGGGTGGTGCTGCCGGCCGAGCAGCACGAGCTGTCGGAGGAGCACAaccagtggctgcagcaggcGCTGGCGGTCTTCCACCACCGCGCCTTCCGTGACCGCGACCAGCACTACCAGCTCAAGCTGATG GAGGAGCTCCACGCCAAGTACGGGtcgctgctgcagcagaacGAGGAGGCGTCGCGCACgcgctgctgggagctgctggacGAGCTTGCCCAGCCCCTCGACACCAACTTGGCCCAGGGCGCCTACGCCCAGCCCGGCGGCTACCGCGCTTACCAGGCCGACCGGCAGCGCCTGGTGGACGCCTACCGGGAAGCCCCGAGCAAGGGCACCAAG GCCGAGGAGATGCTGGACAAGTTCCTGGAGGGGCGCAAGGCGGAGGCCGAGGCGGTGCTGAAGGCGGACAACGCGCTGACCGAGGTCGAGAAGCATCTGGCAG accaAAAGCAGCAGgcggagctgctggggcaggcgcAGAAGGCGGCGGAGGAGCGCAACAagcagctggaggtgctgctggcCGACCAGGAGCGCAGTTACCAGGAGAGCCTGAAGATGCTGGAGGCCAAGCTGCAGGCGGAGGCACTGAACATGCAGGAGGACATCAAGCGGGCCATGGAGGccaagctgcaggagcaggagcggCTGCTGAAGCAGGGCTTCAGCGAGCGGGCCAAGCTGCTGGAGGACGAGGTGGCCAGCCTGCGGCAGTCGCTCAAAACCCAAGACATAGTGGGACACATCTGCAAGACCCTGCAGGTGGCCCTGCACGCCGCATGCGAGGTGGCCACCCTGCTCAACAACCACAAGTCCCTCAAGTAG
- the LOC121063312 gene encoding guanylate-binding protein 1-like isoform X2: MEEPLCLVQNGADGVLSPNPEALEVLRGIGQPVVVVAIAGPYRTGKSFLMNRLAQRRTGFALGPTVQAQTKGIWMWCLPHPRRANTTLVLLDTEGLGDPNKGDSRNDAWIFTLALLLSSTLVYNSSGTIDQQALENLELVSELTAFIRTRASDSERAGEAEDSEFVRFFPDFVWAVRDFTLELQADERPITEDDYLERALALKQGYGRQAVEYNTTRQCIRNYFPTRKCFVFPPPVGAEQRGRPEELPEVALQPSFLAQVERFCQHVLASSRPKQLQDGAELNGRTFSTVVQSYLETITSGRVPCLEGATAAVAASENAAAVAEALAEYCNGMQGVVLPAEQHELSEEHNQWLQQALAVFHHRAFRDRDQHYQLKLMEELHAKYGSLLQQNEEASRTRCWELLDELAQPLDTNLAQGAYAQPGGYRAYQADRQRLVDAYREAPSKGTKAEEMLDKFLEGRKAEAEAVLKADNALTEVEKHLADQKQQAELLGQAQKAAEERNKQLEVLLADQERSYQESLKMLEAKLQAEALNMQEDIKRAMEAKLQEQERLLKQGFSERAKLLEDEVASLRQSLKTQDIVGHICKTLQVALHAACEVATLLNNHKSLK; this comes from the exons ATGGAGGAGCCGCTGTGCCTGGTGCAGAACGGGGCCGacggggtgctgagccccaacCCCGAGGCGCTGGAGGTGCTGCGCGGCATCGGGCAgcccgtggtggtggtggccatCGCGGGGCCCTACCGCACCGGCAAGTCCTTCCTCATGAACCGGCTGGCGCAGCGGCGCACCG GATTCGCCTTGGGCCCCACGGTGCAGGCGCAGACCAAGGGGATCTGGATGTGGTGCCTGCCACACCCACGCCGGGCCAACACcaccctggtgctgctggacaccgaggggctgggggacccCAACAAG GGCGACAGCCGCAACGACGCCTGGATCTTCACGCTGgcgctgctgctctccagcacccTGGTGTACAACAGCTCTGGCACCATTGACCAGCAGGCGCTGGAGAACCTCGA GCTGGTGTCAGAGCTGACGGCCTTCATCCGGACGCGGGCCAGCGACAGTGAGCGGGCAGGCGAGGCAGAGGACAGTGAGTTCGTGCGCTTCTTCCCCGACTTCGTCTGGGCCGTGCGCGACTTCACGCTGGAGCTGCAGGCGGACGAGCGCCCCATCACCGAGGACGACTACCTGGAGCGGGCGCTGGCCCTGAAGCAGG GCTACGGGCGGCAGGCGGTGGAGTACAACACCACGCGGCAGTGCATCCGCAACTACTTCCCCACACGCAAGTGCTTTGTCTTCCCGCCACCGGTGGGCGCGGAGCAGCGGGGCCGGCCCGAGGAGCTGCCCGAGGTGGCGCTACAGCCCAGCTTCCTGGCACAGGTGGAGCGCTTCTGCCAGCACGTGCTGGCTTCCTCCAGGCCCAAGCAGCTGCAGGACGGCGCGGAGCTCAACGGCCGCA CGTTCAGCACGGTGGTGCAGAGCTACCTGGAGACCATCACTAGCGGGCGCGTGCCCTGCCTGGAGGGGGCGacggcggcggtggcggcgaGCGAGAACGCAGCGGCGGTGGCAGAGGCGCTGGCCGAGTACTGCAACGGCATGCAGGGGGTGGTGCTGCCGGCCGAGCAGCACGAGCTGTCGGAGGAGCACAaccagtggctgcagcaggcGCTGGCGGTCTTCCACCACCGCGCCTTCCGTGACCGCGACCAGCACTACCAGCTCAAGCTGATG GAGGAGCTCCACGCCAAGTACGGGtcgctgctgcagcagaacGAGGAGGCGTCGCGCACgcgctgctgggagctgctggacGAGCTTGCCCAGCCCCTCGACACCAACTTGGCCCAGGGCGCCTACGCCCAGCCCGGCGGCTACCGCGCTTACCAGGCCGACCGGCAGCGCCTGGTGGACGCCTACCGGGAAGCCCCGAGCAAGGGCACCAAG GCCGAGGAGATGCTGGACAAGTTCCTGGAGGGGCGCAAGGCGGAGGCCGAGGCGGTGCTGAAGGCGGACAACGCGCTGACCGAGGTCGAGAAGCATCTGGCAG accaAAAGCAGCAGgcggagctgctggggcaggcgcAGAAGGCGGCGGAGGAGCGCAACAagcagctggaggtgctgctggcCGACCAGGAGCGCAGTTACCAGGAGAGCCTGAAGATGCTGGAGGCCAAGCTGCAGGCGGAGGCACTGAACATGCAGGAGGACATCAAGCGGGCCATGGAGGccaagctgcaggagcaggagcggCTGCTGAAGCAGGGCTTCAGCGAGCGGGCCAAGCTGCTGGAGGACGAGGTGGCCAGCCTGCGGCAGTCGCTCAAAACCCAAGACATAGTGGGACACATCTGCAAGACCCTGCAGGTGGCCCTGCACGCCGCATGCGAGGTGGCCACCCTGCTCAACAACCACAAGTCCCTCAAGTAG
- the RPS19 gene encoding 40S ribosomal protein S19: protein MPGVTVKDVNQQEFVRALAAFLKKSGKLKVPEWVDTVKLAKHKELAPYDENWFYTRAASTARHLYLRGGAGVGSMTKIYGGRQRNGVMPSHFSRGSKSVARRVLQALEGLKMVEKDQDGGRKLTPQGQRDLDRIAGQVAAASKKH from the exons ATGCCCGGGGTGACGGTGAAGGACGTGAACCAGCAGGAGTTCGTGCGGGCCCTGGCGGCTTTCCTCAAGAA GTCGGGGAAGCTGAAGGTGCCCGAGTGGGTGGACACGGTGAAGCTGGCCAAGCACAAGGAGCTGGCGCCCTATGACGAGAACTGGTTCTACACGCGGGCCG CTTCCACCGCCCGGCACCTGTACCTGCGCGGCGGCGCCGGCGTGGGCTCCATGACCAAGATCTACGGCGGGCGGCAGCGCAACGGCGTCATGCCCAGCCACTTCAGCCGCGGCTCCAAGAGCGTTGCCCGCCGCGTGCTGCAGGCGCTCGAGGGGCTCAAGATGGTGGAGAAGGACCAGGATGG CGGGCGCAAGCTGACGCCGCAGGGGCAACGGGATCTGGACAGGATCGCTGGGCAG gTGGCGGCCGCCAGCAAGAAGCACTAG